One genomic window of Meles meles chromosome 15, mMelMel3.1 paternal haplotype, whole genome shotgun sequence includes the following:
- the DUSP2 gene encoding dual specificity protein phosphatase 2, with protein sequence MGLEAAHELDCEALGALLREPREAERTLLLDCRPFLAFCRSHVRHARPVPWNALLRRRARGPPAAALACLLPDRALRARLARGELARAVVLDEGSASVAELPPDGPAHALLAALLPETRAGPTAVCFLRGGFDGFQACCPDLCSESPAPAMSSAGLENSRSEPRVPFYDQGGPVEILPYLFLGSCSHSSDLQGLQACGITAVLNVSSNCPNHFEGLFRYKSIPVEDNQMVEISAWFQEAISFIDSVKNSGGRVLVHCQAGISRSATICLAYLIQSRRVRLDEAFDFVKQRRGVISPNFSFMGQLLQFETQVLCH encoded by the exons ATGGGGCTGGAGGCGGCGCACGAGCTGGACTGCGAGGCTCTGGGAGCGCTGCTGCGGGAGCCGCGGGAGGCCGAGCGCACGCTGCTGCTGGACTGTCGCCCCTTCCTGGCCTTCTGCCGGAGCCACGTGCGCCACGCGCGGCCCGTGCCCTGGAACGCGCTGCTGCGGCGCCGAGCTCGCGGCCCGCCGGCCGCCGCCCTCGCCTGCCTGCTGCCCGACCGCGCGCTGCGGGCGCGCCTGGCCCGCGGGGAGCTGGCCCGGGCGGTGGTGCTGGACGAGGGCAGCGCCTCGGTGGCCGAGCTCCCGCCCGACGGCCCGGCACACGCGCTGCTCGCCGCGCTGCTGCCCGAGACCCGCGCGGGACCCACGGCCGTGTGCTTCCTGCGAG GCGGCTTCGATGGCTTCCAGGCGTGCTGTCCCGATCTGTGCTCCGAGTCCCCCGCCCCGGCCATGTCGTCTGCTGGGTTAGAGAACAGCCGCTCCGAGCCCAGGGTTCCCTTCTACGATCAG GGCGGCCCGGTGGAGATCCTACCCTACCTGTTCCTGGGCAGCTGCAGCCACTCCTCTGACCTGCAGGGGCTGCAGGCTTGTGGCATCACTGCGGTCCTCAACGTGTCCTCCAACTGCCCCAACCACTTTGAGGGCCTTTTCCGCTACAAGAGCATCCCGGTGGAGGACAACCAGATGGTGGAGATCAGTGCCTGGTTCCAGGAGGCCATAAGCTTCATtg ACTCGGTGAAGAACAGTGGAGGCCGGGTACTGGTACACTGCCAGGCGGGCATCTCACGCTCTGCCACCATCTGCCTGGCTTACCTGATACAGAGCCGCCGTGTGAGGCTGGACGAGGCCTTTGACTTTGTCAAGCAACGCCGGGGAGTCATCTCCCCCAACTTCAGTTTCATGGGGCAGCTGCTACAGTTTGAGACTCAGGTGCTATGTCACTGA